A genome region from Blautia coccoides includes the following:
- the pap gene encoding polyphosphate:AMP phosphotransferase → MLEQIDLTKEMGKEEYKEKMEVLEGTLSRLQRECRDLGIPVMILFEGFGAAGKGVQINKLIHPLDPRGFKVFAIKQESKEERMYPFLWRFWTKTPEKGRIAIFDTSWYRRVSVDRFEEKISPEELMYAYQEINTFEKTLTDDGAVLIKFFMYISRKEQKKRFDNLLDNKETAWRVSKADLKRNEEYGTYKAMLEEMLEKTETECAPWTIIEAMDRRFATVKILSSVIDSLTEKIEKVKAQKQTEEETKKVEAGAEADLGEYEPLSKKILESSTLSKADLTLSYTKEEYKKRLKDLQDRMAILHSELYSRRISVVLGFEGWDAGGKGGAIKRLTEAMDPRGYVVNPTAAPSAVEKNHHYLWRFWKDMPKAGHVAIFDRTWYGRVMVERIEGFCTKEEWQRAYKEINDMEAHLAHSGAIVLKFWMHIDKDEQERRFKERMENPEKQWKITDEDWRNREKWDQYEEAVNEMVIRTSTSYAPWIIVEGNDKYYARVKVLESVVTAIERRLKE, encoded by the coding sequence ATGTTAGAGCAGATTGATTTGACAAAAGAGATGGGGAAAGAGGAGTACAAAGAAAAGATGGAGGTTCTGGAGGGAACCCTCTCCCGCCTGCAGAGAGAATGCAGGGATTTGGGGATTCCGGTCATGATCCTCTTTGAAGGGTTCGGAGCAGCCGGAAAGGGTGTGCAGATCAATAAGCTGATACATCCGCTGGACCCCAGGGGATTTAAAGTTTTTGCCATCAAACAGGAATCAAAAGAAGAGCGTATGTATCCGTTTTTATGGCGCTTCTGGACTAAGACACCGGAGAAGGGCAGGATTGCCATTTTTGATACAAGCTGGTACAGAAGAGTGTCTGTGGACAGGTTTGAGGAGAAAATCTCACCGGAGGAACTGATGTATGCTTACCAGGAGATCAACACGTTTGAGAAGACTCTCACAGATGACGGCGCTGTATTGATAAAATTCTTTATGTATATCAGCAGAAAAGAGCAGAAGAAGCGCTTCGACAATCTTCTGGACAATAAGGAAACGGCCTGGAGAGTCAGCAAGGCAGATTTAAAGCGCAACGAGGAATACGGCACTTACAAGGCCATGCTGGAGGAAATGCTGGAAAAGACAGAGACAGAGTGTGCACCATGGACCATTATCGAGGCCATGGACCGGCGTTTTGCCACAGTAAAAATACTCTCCTCAGTCATTGACAGCCTGACGGAGAAAATAGAGAAGGTTAAGGCACAAAAGCAGACAGAGGAAGAGACAAAGAAAGTGGAGGCCGGGGCAGAAGCGGATCTGGGAGAATATGAACCACTGTCCAAAAAAATTCTGGAATCCTCAACTCTCAGCAAAGCGGATCTGACATTGTCCTATACAAAGGAAGAGTATAAGAAGAGATTAAAAGACCTGCAGGACCGCATGGCGATCCTTCACAGCGAGCTGTACAGCCGCAGGATCTCTGTGGTGCTTGGATTTGAAGGATGGGATGCAGGGGGAAAGGGCGGCGCGATCAAGCGCCTCACAGAGGCCATGGACCCCAGAGGATATGTGGTGAATCCCACGGCGGCACCTTCCGCTGTGGAGAAGAACCATCATTATCTGTGGCGCTTCTGGAAGGATATGCCCAAGGCGGGCCATGTGGCCATATTTGATCGTACCTGGTACGGAAGAGTGATGGTGGAGCGTATTGAGGGATTCTGCACCAAGGAAGAATGGCAGCGGGCCTATAAGGAAATCAATGATATGGAAGCCCATCTGGCTCATTCGGGTGCCATTGTGCTGAAGTTCTGGATGCACATTGACAAGGATGAGCAGGAGCGCCGGTTCAAGGAGCGCATGGAAAATCCGGAGAAGCAGTGGAAAATTACGGATGAGGACTGGCGAAACCGGGAAAAGTGGGATCAGTACGAGGAGGCAGTCAATGAGATGGTCATTCGGACCTCCACCTCCTATGCACCGTGGATCATTGTGGAGGGCAATGACAAATATTATGCCCGCGTCAAGGTGCTGGAATCTGTTGTAACTGCAATTGAGAGAAGGCTGAAAGAATAG